One part of the Ktedonobacterales bacterium genome encodes these proteins:
- a CDS encoding endonuclease MutS2 translates to MKSTLTCLYMHEKSLHTLEYPKILERLAHEAAFSASKDLALALEPATDLREVERRQAHTTEARRLLEARPDAGIRGARDIRPLVARAERGAMLSPSDLLDVLSTVRSAIYVARLLGRLDEDFPLLKALGADLPQRPKLAERIEESISEEGEVLDSASPTLRRLRVEIRGAQQRLQEKLQSLLNQYRVSLQEPIITLRSDRYVLPVRAEARAQVRGIVHDQSASGATIFIEPLVVVEMNNRLRELHLAERQEIERILTEISGDVGREALALNLDVELLAEIDLHLAKARYSQITESNPPRLNDQGRLTLMAARHPLLTGRVVPIDFRLGDDFSMVVITGPNTGGKTVALKTVGLLTLMAQAGLHIPADDRSEITIFSQVFADIGDEQSIEQSLSTFSSHLSRIIDILQHANPQSLVLLDELGAGTDPSEGSALARAILMYLLERQVAVLATTHYSELKAFAHDTAGVANASVEFDVETLSPTYRLQIGLPGRSNALAIAARLGLPADIIEQARQLLGTTGVQMESLLEGLQEDRRVAADERYHLSMERAEAEHLRKQLETERARFEEEHVRILNEARAQARRELEQVQAQLARVKVDMGRQRLPQEQLDRLRAQVREMEERAAPLPEPRRRAPEPPPLEPQSGPLEVGDTVRVRSLNQTGELVSLPDNKGEAEVQLGLLKVRVAAENLERLSRRQARNETNGGDGVRGVSLPSITQREMPDMQLDLRGQRVEEVLPEVDRYIHDAYMAGMPFVRILHGKGTGALRQAIREQLAHHPLVRSYAPAAANDGGEGITVVTLAQA, encoded by the coding sequence TTGAAGTCTACGCTTACCTGTTTGTATATGCACGAAAAAAGTTTACACACGCTGGAGTACCCGAAAATCCTTGAGCGCCTGGCGCACGAAGCGGCATTTTCGGCCAGCAAAGACCTGGCGCTGGCGCTTGAGCCTGCCACCGATCTGCGCGAGGTGGAGCGCCGCCAGGCCCATACCACCGAGGCGCGTCGGCTGCTGGAGGCGCGGCCCGACGCGGGCATACGCGGTGCGCGCGACATTCGCCCGCTGGTGGCGCGCGCCGAGCGCGGCGCGATGCTCTCGCCTTCCGACCTGTTGGACGTGCTGAGTACGGTGCGCAGCGCGATCTACGTGGCGCGCCTGCTGGGGCGGCTCGATGAAGACTTTCCCTTGCTCAAGGCGCTGGGGGCCGATCTGCCGCAGCGCCCAAAGCTGGCAGAGCGCATCGAAGAGAGCATCAGCGAGGAGGGTGAGGTACTGGATTCTGCCAGCCCGACGCTCAGACGGCTGCGCGTCGAGATTCGCGGCGCGCAGCAGCGCTTGCAAGAGAAGCTGCAATCGCTGCTCAACCAGTACCGCGTCTCGTTGCAGGAGCCGATCATCACCCTGCGCTCGGATCGCTATGTCCTGCCGGTGCGCGCCGAGGCGCGCGCCCAGGTACGCGGCATCGTTCACGATCAATCGGCCAGCGGCGCGACCATCTTTATCGAGCCGCTGGTCGTGGTGGAGATGAATAATCGCCTGCGCGAACTGCATCTGGCGGAGCGCCAGGAGATCGAGCGCATTCTGACCGAGATTTCAGGAGATGTTGGCCGCGAGGCGCTGGCGCTCAATCTGGATGTAGAACTGCTGGCAGAGATCGATCTGCATCTGGCAAAAGCGCGCTACAGCCAGATCACCGAGAGCAATCCGCCGCGCCTCAACGACCAGGGGCGGCTGACGCTGATGGCGGCGCGTCATCCGCTCTTGACCGGGAGAGTCGTACCCATTGATTTCCGGCTGGGCGATGACTTTTCGATGGTCGTCATCACCGGCCCGAACACGGGCGGCAAGACAGTTGCCCTCAAGACGGTGGGGCTGCTGACGCTGATGGCCCAGGCCGGGCTGCATATTCCGGCGGATGACCGCTCGGAGATCACCATCTTCAGCCAGGTCTTTGCCGATATTGGCGACGAGCAGAGCATCGAGCAAAGCCTGAGTACCTTTTCATCGCACCTCAGCCGGATTATAGACATCCTTCAGCACGCCAATCCGCAAAGCCTGGTCTTGCTGGATGAATTGGGCGCGGGGACCGATCCCAGCGAAGGTTCGGCGCTGGCGCGGGCGATCCTGATGTATCTGCTGGAGCGACAGGTTGCGGTGCTGGCGACGACGCACTACAGCGAACTCAAGGCGTTTGCCCACGATACCGCTGGCGTTGCCAACGCTTCAGTGGAGTTCGACGTGGAGACGCTTTCACCCACCTATCGCCTTCAGATCGGTCTGCCAGGCCGCAGCAACGCGCTGGCAATTGCCGCGCGGCTGGGGCTGCCCGCTGACATTATCGAGCAGGCGCGCCAGTTGTTGGGTACGACGGGCGTGCAGATGGAGAGTTTGCTGGAGGGCTTGCAAGAAGATCGCCGCGTGGCCGCCGACGAGCGTTATCATCTGAGCATGGAGCGCGCCGAAGCGGAGCATCTGCGTAAACAGTTGGAGACGGAGCGCGCCCGCTTTGAGGAGGAGCACGTGCGCATTCTTAACGAGGCGCGAGCGCAGGCGCGGCGCGAATTGGAGCAGGTGCAGGCCCAACTGGCGCGCGTCAAGGTGGACATGGGGCGACAGCGGCTCCCCCAGGAGCAGCTAGACCGCCTGCGCGCCCAGGTGCGCGAGATGGAGGAGCGCGCCGCGCCGCTGCCGGAGCCGCGCCGCCGCGCCCCTGAACCGCCTCCGCTTGAGCCGCAGAGTGGGCCGTTGGAAGTCGGCGATACGGTGCGGGTGCGCAGCTTGAACCAGACGGGCGAACTGGTCAGCCTGCCCGACAACAAAGGGGAGGCGGAAGTGCAGCTTGGCTTGCTCAAGGTGCGCGTGGCGGCTGAGAACCTGGAGCGCCTGAGCAGACGCCAGGCGCGCAACGAGACCAACGGCGGCGATGGCGTGCGCGGCGTTTCGCTGCCCAGCATCACCCAGCGCGAGATGCCCGATATGCAGCTTGATCTGCGCGGCCAGCGCGTGGAGGAGGTCTTGCCGGAGGTTGATCGCTACATCCACGACGCCTACATGGCAGGCATGCCCTTTGTGCGCATCCTGCATGGCAAAGGGACGGGCGCGCTGCGCCAGGCTATCCGTGAACAACTCGCCCATCACCCGCTGGTTCGTTCGTATGCGCCTGCCGCTGCCAACGACGGCGGCGAAGGCATCACCGTAGTGACGCTTGCTCAAGCGTAA
- a CDS encoding serine/threonine-protein kinase — MEWDHLVGQQLGQYELLTELGKGTYASTYQAFQPRLRRHVAIKALRGAEEDQRSFLQQFEQIAQAIAQLNHPNIVAIYDFGEEQGLAYIVMQTVTGGSVKKRLGQPMAVGEAVTPIIQLARALHHAHQRGVLHLDIRPENILVDQENASHLLLTDFSISQLFQAEYQARTGVPIGAPSYLAPEQIEGRQPTTRTDIYALGALLFEMLAGRPAFSGPSAATIFNKQLHEPPPYIRGFNPAIPRELAHVVSRAMAKQPGERYESAEALARALEPYRDTREREHRLHLTLDDLNIVDDDEPEEAAPPPRAAPSGQPGRGNRPQGSEQSHRMTISFLEPEAGVGPHLKARAAGYPGFLNKKRALTEPPALPEKGLAIAERASLVNMIGARVFRLARRVAGKTALGQWIEHISRDTGAQGVAGISAICLALLLSLSITLLAVSTPVQMGAQNANFIGGASQTTPTSASTPTPSPTTAPSPAPTPRGPVIDRQAAAALANISAALNTDNRCQINPNGATLPTGQAFYVTVCFNKQVIASGGTAKVTLLPSGSRSASASKSAEVSGGASYFWFQFSSLARGKYTIEVFWNGRLGKVYLLTIN, encoded by the coding sequence ATGGAATGGGATCATCTGGTCGGCCAGCAATTGGGGCAGTATGAACTGCTCACAGAACTGGGCAAGGGAACCTATGCCTCTACCTATCAAGCCTTCCAACCACGTTTGCGGCGTCATGTTGCCATCAAAGCTCTGCGCGGCGCTGAGGAAGACCAGCGCAGCTTTCTTCAGCAGTTCGAGCAGATCGCGCAAGCTATCGCCCAACTGAATCATCCCAATATCGTCGCCATCTATGATTTCGGCGAAGAACAGGGATTGGCCTATATCGTCATGCAGACTGTGACCGGCGGCAGCGTGAAGAAGCGCCTGGGCCAGCCGATGGCGGTAGGGGAAGCGGTTACGCCAATCATCCAGCTTGCCCGCGCGCTGCACCACGCCCACCAGCGCGGTGTTTTGCACCTGGACATCCGGCCAGAAAATATCCTGGTCGATCAGGAGAACGCCTCCCATCTCCTGCTGACCGATTTCAGCATCAGCCAGCTTTTTCAGGCAGAATACCAGGCGCGCACAGGGGTACCCATTGGCGCGCCTTCTTATCTCGCGCCAGAGCAGATCGAGGGGCGACAACCCACGACGCGCACCGACATCTACGCGCTGGGCGCGCTCCTTTTTGAGATGCTGGCGGGGAGGCCCGCCTTCTCCGGCCCATCGGCGGCAACGATCTTCAATAAGCAGTTGCACGAGCCGCCCCCTTATATTCGCGGCTTCAACCCGGCTATTCCGCGCGAACTGGCGCATGTCGTCTCGCGGGCAATGGCAAAGCAGCCCGGAGAGCGATACGAGAGCGCCGAGGCATTGGCGCGGGCGCTGGAACCCTATCGAGATACGAGGGAACGCGAGCATCGGCTGCATCTGACCCTGGATGACCTGAATATTGTGGATGATGATGAGCCAGAAGAAGCCGCACCGCCGCCACGCGCAGCGCCCTCCGGGCAGCCAGGGAGAGGAAATCGCCCGCAGGGTTCAGAACAATCACACCGGATGACCATATCCTTTCTGGAGCCAGAGGCAGGCGTCGGGCCACACCTGAAAGCCAGAGCAGCAGGCTATCCTGGTTTTCTCAACAAAAAGCGCGCGCTGACCGAACCACCAGCCCTGCCAGAGAAGGGTCTTGCCATTGCCGAGCGGGCCTCATTAGTGAACATGATCGGCGCGCGGGTCTTCCGGCTGGCGCGGCGGGTGGCCGGTAAGACGGCGCTGGGCCAATGGATAGAGCATATCAGTCGGGATACCGGCGCGCAGGGAGTTGCGGGCATCAGCGCCATTTGCCTGGCGCTGCTTCTCAGCCTCTCGATTACCCTGCTGGCTGTTTCCACGCCCGTACAGATGGGCGCGCAGAACGCCAATTTTATTGGCGGGGCAAGCCAGACCACGCCAACCAGCGCCAGCACACCAACGCCCTCACCCACGACAGCGCCCTCACCCGCGCCCACGCCCAGGGGTCCGGTTATTGATCGGCAGGCCGCCGCTGCTCTTGCCAACATCAGCGCGGCGTTGAATACCGACAACCGTTGTCAGATCAATCCTAATGGAGCAACCTTACCGACAGGCCAGGCTTTCTATGTGACCGTCTGCTTCAATAAGCAGGTCATCGCCAGTGGGGGTACGGCCAAAGTTACTCTTCTGCCCAGCGGTTCCAGGTCGGCCAGCGCCAGCAAATCAGCCGAAGTAAGTGGCGGCGCCAGTTACTTCTGGTTCCAGTTTAGTTCTCTGGCGCGTGGAAAGTACACCATTGAGGTCTTCTGGAACGGCAGGCTGGGGAAAGTGTATTTGCTTACTATCAACTAA
- a CDS encoding zinc ribbon domain-containing protein — MNCANCGNTLSPGSVYCAACGASTAAPTTSVSARAGLQQSAGVAEQPESVPAGARTFRARTVFYGRYGTRGSVALPTPSSLTPSATRPEGNGSPESNGSRNGSSSTTLPLPSDKPAAGRASAHASGQMPALSAPLTPGHTRLLAGRLVALGGIVLLLALLAPLTAFGYHAYKKAQSETRAAANGVARVSATGTAAAQATATARTPLLIDSLASNTNGWLTNGAAAFFAGGQYHLHNPNPTTTLNSYYQQQTFDNFTAQITVTAYSDANPNAEVPYAYGLVLRAAPSTPTDKYVFFVSPAGTYNFARHDQYSFFNNGWSDLSAIPWASSSAIHTGKGATNTLKVIARDNTFTLFINGQQVEVVSDNFSGYESGWIGVMVEGADMEAGFSNLSVYGPGV; from the coding sequence ATGAACTGCGCTAACTGTGGAAACACGCTGTCGCCTGGCAGCGTCTATTGCGCGGCCTGCGGCGCTTCGACTGCCGCGCCAACAACGTCTGTGAGCGCGCGCGCTGGCCTCCAACAAAGCGCGGGCGTGGCAGAACAGCCGGAAAGCGTCCCCGCAGGCGCGCGCACATTCCGGGCGCGGACAGTGTTCTATGGACGCTATGGCACACGCGGAAGCGTGGCGCTGCCCACGCCTTCTTCGCTGACTCCGTCGGCTACCCGGCCAGAGGGCAACGGTTCGCCAGAGAGCAATGGTTCAAGAAACGGCTCCTCATCAACGACGCTCCCTCTCCCCAGCGACAAGCCAGCAGCAGGCAGGGCCAGCGCCCACGCCAGCGGGCAGATGCCAGCACTGAGCGCCCCGCTCACCCCAGGGCACACACGCCTGCTGGCGGGCCGATTGGTCGCGCTGGGAGGCATTGTCCTGCTGCTGGCGCTGCTGGCGCCGCTGACGGCCTTCGGCTATCATGCCTATAAGAAAGCCCAATCAGAGACACGCGCCGCCGCCAACGGCGTCGCGCGCGTCTCGGCCACCGGAACCGCCGCCGCGCAGGCCACCGCCACTGCCCGCACCCCCCTCCTGATTGATTCGCTGGCAAGCAACACCAACGGCTGGCTTACAAACGGCGCTGCGGCCTTCTTTGCAGGCGGGCAGTATCATCTGCATAACCCCAACCCGACCACGACGCTGAACTCCTATTATCAGCAGCAGACCTTCGATAACTTCACAGCCCAGATCACTGTTACGGCTTACAGCGACGCCAACCCCAACGCCGAAGTCCCTTATGCCTATGGACTCGTCTTGCGCGCCGCCCCCAGCACGCCCACCGATAAATACGTCTTCTTTGTCAGCCCAGCCGGAACCTATAACTTTGCTCGCCATGATCAGTACAGTTTCTTCAACAACGGCTGGAGCGACCTGAGCGCGATCCCCTGGGCCAGTTCGAGCGCGATTCATACCGGCAAGGGCGCGACCAACACCTTGAAGGTTATTGCCAGGGACAATACCTTCACCCTGTTCATCAATGGGCAGCAGGTAGAGGTCGTAAGCGATAACTTCAGTGGCTATGAGAGCGGCTGGATTGGCGTGATGGTCGAGGGCGCGGACATGGAAGCCGGTTTCAGCAACCTGAGCGTGTATGGCCCCGGGGTGTAG